From Anopheles coluzzii chromosome 3, AcolN3, whole genome shotgun sequence, the proteins below share one genomic window:
- the LOC120954690 gene encoding uncharacterized protein LOC120954690 isoform X2, with protein sequence MNSRIKEDVSRLFEFWCEIAPGTGEDNSAPGQIVESFPESFKDAKVTADIPAFAYPCAFESRTIQVHSFVLTNIDSKWRFGFCRHDPKSPTAMVIITYLPWHDTFMRFLNVLADIRKNRPNEFASFLAESYNKGVPEPGACLKLHYDRASQTFLFQRPQQFQLPSIPENHNLNQYYNFVEPKFMIGIFAAMLAERRIIFVSRRLDILSSCVQAANAFLYPMVWQHIFIPVLPMQMKDILAAPMPFLIGVPEAVYDTLRREEIGDVVILNCDKRTLETPFDDVKSMPQELVSSLKKQLSNQADHRGDRVSKIFLGILVQLIGGYRDAVKFNDKITFDPETFIESRPSHLRPFLDKMLDLQIFQQFIEERLDMLNTGQGFSDEFEVEYFRYAEKSGRKTKQYKDLLKNFKDKVKEGGKGVKTAYKGLRSKFRETTPPKTKLDSNSSLHLHHQYDVGGHHQSAPNSPVFNKRPQTIALPDDVYHTHNPHHMLTPSSTSLHNSPHILLGSNHHHHHLHQSLPQSNGGVGSAGNSSSAGYHSASAAMTRSGSSAAGSTSHMNNNHSYANSNSNNNHMTSSSASDIRSPTLSPTSSNSSSEMNLWQEMQHHLTLFKSPAVNRNLKPTNSADGGSIGSRPSSRAGAPVSPPGGSSNALPRIQESVAVGAQPLLLGLDLEDPGGSPARSACCNNNGSGDYHDDEQANFDLSPDAPCPPIPPRRFQSAADALAAIQISPPPMSPPSSSSSNSSPYRTYNNFIPPAPKPKPPAGAPTSSPSIIDQSPPLPSPPPPPPLKAPVDSSARRNDILQLDDGEEEQLITLTTTTATVGGHGATGGTATTTTTTTSMSMTFGQPAVRKPEPSPTANSTLHSNHILPPLLPQAQQQQQQQTVPPSVAGKTPPLQHAYTLPHPPKAQAPQPPQRPPLAPKPTFRKESQNGDIPDFPASTSGTGSSTTPPAVNDESLDLITLDTTNSSFELEDFDPLNERARPIGGVAAATGTAHAQPSSSAALTPPSSYASGLANVVVASGVTMPTGLSVNNPIYPYFTPLYQQNVATTPHSAHHPPPSQQQHQFHRTLLGTMAAGAGDGQSQRPTSNTASSTGAGAGTGARESNVSDDFELLRNYGLDKFSLLDGGSTKKQAPALLHVNGSTGKGENQPSTTNASVNAQVLPNGRQMGCNGGSKIVNNGPTKASFNNWTTFD encoded by the exons ATGAACTCCCGAATCAA GGAGGATGTCAGCCGACTGTTTGAGTTCTGGTGCGAGATTGCTCCGGGTACGGGGGAGGACAACAGTGCGCCCGGCCAGATCGTGGAAAGCTTCCCGGAGTCGTTCAAGGATGCGAAGGTTACGGCCGACATTCCGGCGTTCGCGTATCCGTGCGCCTTCGAAAG TCGAACCATTCAAGTGCACTCGTTCGTGCTGACCAACATCGACTCGAAATGGCGGTTTGGGTTCTGCCGGCACGATCCAAAATCACCCACGGCGATGGTGATCATCACGTACCTGCCGTGGCACGATACGTTCATGCGCTTCCTGAACGTGCTGGCCGACATCCGGAAGAATCGCCCGAACGAGTTTGCCTCGTTTCTCGCCGAATCGTACAACAAGGGCGTACCCGAGCCGGGCGCCTGCCTGAAGCTGCACTACGATCGCGCCTCCCAAACGTTCCTGTTCCAAAGACCTCAGCAGTTTCAGCTTCCCAGTATTCCGGAGAAC CACAATCTCAACCAATACTACAACTTTGTGGAACCAAAATTTATGATAGGAATATTTGCCGCCATGCTGGCAGAGCGGCGCATCATCTTCGTTTCGCGCCGGCTCGACATCCTGTCGTCGTGCGTGCAGGCGGCGAACGCTTTCCTCTATCCGATGGTCTGGCAGCACATATTCATACCGGTGCTGCCGATGCAGATGAAGGACATACTGGCCGCGCCGATGCCGTTCCTGATCGGCGTACCGGAGGCGGTGTACGACACGCTGCGAAGGGAGGAAATCGGTGACGTCGTCATACTGAACTGTGATAAACGAACGCTGGAAACACCGTTCGACGATGTGAAAAGTATGCCCCAGGAATTGGTCAGCTCGCTGAAGAAGCAACTGTCCAATCAGGCCGATCATCGGGGCGATCGGGTTTCAAAGATATTTCTAG GTATTCTAGTGCAATTAATTGGTGGGTATCGGGACGCTGTAAAGTTTAATGATAAAATTACCTTCGATCCGGAGACTTTCATCGAGTCGCGACCGTCGCATCTACGGCCATTTTTGGATAAGATGTTGGATTTGCAGATTTTTCAACAG TTTATCGAAGAACGCTTGGATATGCTAAACACTGGGCAGGGATTTTCGGACGAGTTCGAGGTAGAGTACTTCCGGTACGCGGAAAAGTCAGGCCGCAAGACGAAACAGTACAAGGATCTGCTGAAAAACTTCAAGGACAAG GTCAAGGAAGGTGGCAAAGGCGTCAAAACCGCATACAAAGGCTTGCGGTCGAAATTTCGCGAAACGACACCACCGAAGACGAAGCtcgacagcaacagcagcttgCACCTGCATCACCAGTACGACGTCGGTGGCCACCATCAGTCCGCACCGAACTCGCCCGTCTTTAACAAGCGGCCACAGACGATCGCCCTGCCCGACGACGTGTACCACACGCACAACCCGCACCATATGCTGACACCGTCGTCCACCTCACTGCACAACTCGCCACATATCCTGCTGGGCAgcaatcatcaccatcaccatctgcACCAGTCGCTTCCGCAGAGCAATGGCGGTGTCGGCAGCGCGGGCAACAGTAGCAGTGCTGGGTATCACAGTGCGTCGGCCGCGATGACCCGCAGTGGTAGCAGTGCTGCTGGCAGCACCAGCCACATGAACAACAATCACAGCTATGCGaatagcaacagcaacaacaaccacatgaccagcagcagcgcgagcGACATCCGCAGCCCGACACTAAGTCCAACCAGCTCGAACTCATCGTCCGAGATGAACCTGTGGCAGGAGATGCAGCACCATCTGACACTGTTCAAATCGCCAGCCGTCAATCGGAAT CTCAAGCCGACGAACAGTGCGGACGGCGGCAGCATCGGCAGCCGGCCATCGTCCCGGGCGGGCGCACCGGTCAGCCCGCCGGGCGGAAGCAGCAACGCGCTACCTCGCATACAGGAGTCGGTGGCAGTCGGTGCgcagccgctgctgctgggactAGATCTGGAGGATCCCGGCGGATCACCGGCGCGGTCCGCCTGCTGCAACAACAATGGCAGCGGCGACTACCACGACGACGAGCAGGCCAACTTTGACCTGTCGCCGGACGCACCGTGTCCGCCAATACCGCCCAGGCGCTTCCAGTCGGCGGCCGATGCGCTGGCCGCCATTCAGATCTCTCCCCCGCCAATGTCACCTCCGTCGTCTTCCTCGTCGAACTCGTCGCCCTACCGTACCTACAACAACTTCATACCTCCCGCACCAAAGCCAAAGCCCCCGGCGGGCGCTCCCACCTCTTCCCCCTCGATCATCGACCAGTCACCTCCCTTACCTTCTCCTCCGCCTCCGCCGCCCCTGAAGGCGCCGGTGGATTCCTCCGCCCGGCGCAACGATATCCTCCAGCTCGACGACGGCGAGGAGGAGCAGCTGATTACACTGACCACAACTACGGCGACAGTCGGTGGGCATGGGGCGACGGGCGGTACTGCGACTACCACCACTACGACCACCAGCATGTCTATGACGTTCGGTCAGCCAGCGGTTCGCAAGCCGGAGCCCTCTCCCACGGCCAATAGCACGTTGCATAGCAATCACATCCTACCGCCACTGCTGCCCCaagcgcaacagcagcaacagcaacagaccGTACCGCCATCAGTGGCCGGCAAAACGCCACCCCTGCAGCATGCCTATACCTTGCCACATCCACCGAAAGCGCAAGCGCCGCAGCCACCGCAACGGCCACCGCTTGCTCCGAAGCCCACCTTCCGCAAAGAG TCTCAAAACGGTGACATCCCGGACTTTCCCGCGTCCACGTCCGGGACGGGCAGCAGTACAACTCCGCCGGCGGTGAACGATGAGTCCCTTGATCTAATCACGCTCGACACCACCAACTCGAGTTTCGAGCTGGAGGACTTCGATCCGCTCAATGAACGGGCCAGACCGATCGGTGGTGTCGCTGCCGCTACCGGCACCGCGCATGCTCAACCCTCCAGCTCAGCAGCACTAACACCACCCTCCAGCTATGCGTCCGGCTTGGCAAATGTCGTCGTGGCGTCCGGCGTAACGATGCCTACCGGCCTGAGCGTTAATAATCCCATCTATCCTTACTTTACACCGCTTTACCAACAAAACGTCGCCACTACACCGCACTCCGCCCAccatccaccaccatcacaacaacaacaccaattCCATCGGACACTACTAGGGACGATGGCGGCAGGAGCAGGCGATGGACAATCACAGCGGCCCACTAGCAACACAGCGTCATccactggtgctggtgctggtacCGGTGCCCGGGAAAGCAATGTTTCCGACGATTTCGAACTGCTGCGAAACTATGGTCTAGACAAGTTTTCACTGTTGGACGGGGGTagcacaaaaaagcaagcGCCCGCACTGCTGCACGTGAACGGTAGCACTGGCAAGGGAGAGAACCAACCGAGTACGACCAATGCTTCCGTTAATGCGCAGGTTCTTCCCAACGGGCGACAGATGGGCTGCAATGGTGGTAGCAAGATCGTGAACAACGGACCGACCAAAGCTTCGTTCAACAACTGGACGACGTTCGATTGA
- the LOC120954690 gene encoding DENN domain-containing protein 1C-like isoform X4, whose amino-acid sequence MNSRIKEDVSRLFEFWCEIAPGTGEDNSAPGQIVESFPESFKDAKVTADIPAFAYPCAFESRTIQVHSFVLTNIDSKWRFGFCRHDPKSPTAMVIITYLPWHDTFMRFLNVLADIRKNRPNEFASFLAESYNKGVPEPGACLKLHYDRASQTFLFQRPQQFQLPSIPENHNLNQYYNFVEPKFMIGIFAAMLAERRIIFVSRRLDILSSCVQAANAFLYPMVWQHIFIPVLPMQMKDILAAPMPFLIGVPEAVYDTLRREEIGDVVILNCDKRTLETPFDDVKSMPQELVSSLKKQLSNQADHRGDRVSKIFLGILVQLIGGYRDAVKFNDKITFDPETFIESRPSHLRPFLDKMLDLQIFQQFIEERLDMLNTGQGFSDEFEVEYFRYAEKSGRKTKQYKDLLKNFKDKTNPAVRSAVKSVKEGGKGVKTAYKGLRSKFRETTPPKTKLDSNSSLHLHHQYDVGGHHQSAPNSPVFNKRPQTIALPDDVYHTHNPHHMLTPSSTSLHNSPHILLGSNHHHHHLHQSLPQSNGGVGSAGNSSSAGYHSASAAMTRSGSSAAGSTSHMNNNHSYANSNSNNNHMTSSSASDIRSPTLSPTSSNSSSEMNLWQEMQHHLTLFKSPAVNRNSQNGDIPDFPASTSGTGSSTTPPAVNDESLDLITLDTTNSSFELEDFDPLNERARPIGGVAAATGTAHAQPSSSAALTPPSSYASGLANVVVASGVTMPTGLSVNNPIYPYFTPLYQQNVATTPHSAHHPPPSQQQHQFHRTLLGTMAAGAGDGQSQRPTSNTASSTGAGAGTGARESNVSDDFELLRNYGLDKFSLLDGGSTKKQAPALLHVNGSTGKGENQPSTTNASVNAQVLPNGRQMGCNGGSKIVNNGPTKASFNNWTTFD is encoded by the exons ATGAACTCCCGAATCAA GGAGGATGTCAGCCGACTGTTTGAGTTCTGGTGCGAGATTGCTCCGGGTACGGGGGAGGACAACAGTGCGCCCGGCCAGATCGTGGAAAGCTTCCCGGAGTCGTTCAAGGATGCGAAGGTTACGGCCGACATTCCGGCGTTCGCGTATCCGTGCGCCTTCGAAAG TCGAACCATTCAAGTGCACTCGTTCGTGCTGACCAACATCGACTCGAAATGGCGGTTTGGGTTCTGCCGGCACGATCCAAAATCACCCACGGCGATGGTGATCATCACGTACCTGCCGTGGCACGATACGTTCATGCGCTTCCTGAACGTGCTGGCCGACATCCGGAAGAATCGCCCGAACGAGTTTGCCTCGTTTCTCGCCGAATCGTACAACAAGGGCGTACCCGAGCCGGGCGCCTGCCTGAAGCTGCACTACGATCGCGCCTCCCAAACGTTCCTGTTCCAAAGACCTCAGCAGTTTCAGCTTCCCAGTATTCCGGAGAAC CACAATCTCAACCAATACTACAACTTTGTGGAACCAAAATTTATGATAGGAATATTTGCCGCCATGCTGGCAGAGCGGCGCATCATCTTCGTTTCGCGCCGGCTCGACATCCTGTCGTCGTGCGTGCAGGCGGCGAACGCTTTCCTCTATCCGATGGTCTGGCAGCACATATTCATACCGGTGCTGCCGATGCAGATGAAGGACATACTGGCCGCGCCGATGCCGTTCCTGATCGGCGTACCGGAGGCGGTGTACGACACGCTGCGAAGGGAGGAAATCGGTGACGTCGTCATACTGAACTGTGATAAACGAACGCTGGAAACACCGTTCGACGATGTGAAAAGTATGCCCCAGGAATTGGTCAGCTCGCTGAAGAAGCAACTGTCCAATCAGGCCGATCATCGGGGCGATCGGGTTTCAAAGATATTTCTAG GTATTCTAGTGCAATTAATTGGTGGGTATCGGGACGCTGTAAAGTTTAATGATAAAATTACCTTCGATCCGGAGACTTTCATCGAGTCGCGACCGTCGCATCTACGGCCATTTTTGGATAAGATGTTGGATTTGCAGATTTTTCAACAG TTTATCGAAGAACGCTTGGATATGCTAAACACTGGGCAGGGATTTTCGGACGAGTTCGAGGTAGAGTACTTCCGGTACGCGGAAAAGTCAGGCCGCAAGACGAAACAGTACAAGGATCTGCTGAAAAACTTCAAGGACAAG ACTAATCCAGCTGTACGTTCGGCGGTCAAATCG GTCAAGGAAGGTGGCAAAGGCGTCAAAACCGCATACAAAGGCTTGCGGTCGAAATTTCGCGAAACGACACCACCGAAGACGAAGCtcgacagcaacagcagcttgCACCTGCATCACCAGTACGACGTCGGTGGCCACCATCAGTCCGCACCGAACTCGCCCGTCTTTAACAAGCGGCCACAGACGATCGCCCTGCCCGACGACGTGTACCACACGCACAACCCGCACCATATGCTGACACCGTCGTCCACCTCACTGCACAACTCGCCACATATCCTGCTGGGCAgcaatcatcaccatcaccatctgcACCAGTCGCTTCCGCAGAGCAATGGCGGTGTCGGCAGCGCGGGCAACAGTAGCAGTGCTGGGTATCACAGTGCGTCGGCCGCGATGACCCGCAGTGGTAGCAGTGCTGCTGGCAGCACCAGCCACATGAACAACAATCACAGCTATGCGaatagcaacagcaacaacaaccacatgaccagcagcagcgcgagcGACATCCGCAGCCCGACACTAAGTCCAACCAGCTCGAACTCATCGTCCGAGATGAACCTGTGGCAGGAGATGCAGCACCATCTGACACTGTTCAAATCGCCAGCCGTCAATCGGAAT TCTCAAAACGGTGACATCCCGGACTTTCCCGCGTCCACGTCCGGGACGGGCAGCAGTACAACTCCGCCGGCGGTGAACGATGAGTCCCTTGATCTAATCACGCTCGACACCACCAACTCGAGTTTCGAGCTGGAGGACTTCGATCCGCTCAATGAACGGGCCAGACCGATCGGTGGTGTCGCTGCCGCTACCGGCACCGCGCATGCTCAACCCTCCAGCTCAGCAGCACTAACACCACCCTCCAGCTATGCGTCCGGCTTGGCAAATGTCGTCGTGGCGTCCGGCGTAACGATGCCTACCGGCCTGAGCGTTAATAATCCCATCTATCCTTACTTTACACCGCTTTACCAACAAAACGTCGCCACTACACCGCACTCCGCCCAccatccaccaccatcacaacaacaacaccaattCCATCGGACACTACTAGGGACGATGGCGGCAGGAGCAGGCGATGGACAATCACAGCGGCCCACTAGCAACACAGCGTCATccactggtgctggtgctggtacCGGTGCCCGGGAAAGCAATGTTTCCGACGATTTCGAACTGCTGCGAAACTATGGTCTAGACAAGTTTTCACTGTTGGACGGGGGTagcacaaaaaagcaagcGCCCGCACTGCTGCACGTGAACGGTAGCACTGGCAAGGGAGAGAACCAACCGAGTACGACCAATGCTTCCGTTAATGCGCAGGTTCTTCCCAACGGGCGACAGATGGGCTGCAATGGTGGTAGCAAGATCGTGAACAACGGACCGACCAAAGCTTCGTTCAACAACTGGACGACGTTCGATTGA
- the LOC120954690 gene encoding uncharacterized protein LOC120954690 isoform X1 produces the protein MNSRIKEDVSRLFEFWCEIAPGTGEDNSAPGQIVESFPESFKDAKVTADIPAFAYPCAFESRTIQVHSFVLTNIDSKWRFGFCRHDPKSPTAMVIITYLPWHDTFMRFLNVLADIRKNRPNEFASFLAESYNKGVPEPGACLKLHYDRASQTFLFQRPQQFQLPSIPENHNLNQYYNFVEPKFMIGIFAAMLAERRIIFVSRRLDILSSCVQAANAFLYPMVWQHIFIPVLPMQMKDILAAPMPFLIGVPEAVYDTLRREEIGDVVILNCDKRTLETPFDDVKSMPQELVSSLKKQLSNQADHRGDRVSKIFLGILVQLIGGYRDAVKFNDKITFDPETFIESRPSHLRPFLDKMLDLQIFQQFIEERLDMLNTGQGFSDEFEVEYFRYAEKSGRKTKQYKDLLKNFKDKTNPAVRSAVKSVKEGGKGVKTAYKGLRSKFRETTPPKTKLDSNSSLHLHHQYDVGGHHQSAPNSPVFNKRPQTIALPDDVYHTHNPHHMLTPSSTSLHNSPHILLGSNHHHHHLHQSLPQSNGGVGSAGNSSSAGYHSASAAMTRSGSSAAGSTSHMNNNHSYANSNSNNNHMTSSSASDIRSPTLSPTSSNSSSEMNLWQEMQHHLTLFKSPAVNRNLKPTNSADGGSIGSRPSSRAGAPVSPPGGSSNALPRIQESVAVGAQPLLLGLDLEDPGGSPARSACCNNNGSGDYHDDEQANFDLSPDAPCPPIPPRRFQSAADALAAIQISPPPMSPPSSSSSNSSPYRTYNNFIPPAPKPKPPAGAPTSSPSIIDQSPPLPSPPPPPPLKAPVDSSARRNDILQLDDGEEEQLITLTTTTATVGGHGATGGTATTTTTTTSMSMTFGQPAVRKPEPSPTANSTLHSNHILPPLLPQAQQQQQQQTVPPSVAGKTPPLQHAYTLPHPPKAQAPQPPQRPPLAPKPTFRKESQNGDIPDFPASTSGTGSSTTPPAVNDESLDLITLDTTNSSFELEDFDPLNERARPIGGVAAATGTAHAQPSSSAALTPPSSYASGLANVVVASGVTMPTGLSVNNPIYPYFTPLYQQNVATTPHSAHHPPPSQQQHQFHRTLLGTMAAGAGDGQSQRPTSNTASSTGAGAGTGARESNVSDDFELLRNYGLDKFSLLDGGSTKKQAPALLHVNGSTGKGENQPSTTNASVNAQVLPNGRQMGCNGGSKIVNNGPTKASFNNWTTFD, from the exons ATGAACTCCCGAATCAA GGAGGATGTCAGCCGACTGTTTGAGTTCTGGTGCGAGATTGCTCCGGGTACGGGGGAGGACAACAGTGCGCCCGGCCAGATCGTGGAAAGCTTCCCGGAGTCGTTCAAGGATGCGAAGGTTACGGCCGACATTCCGGCGTTCGCGTATCCGTGCGCCTTCGAAAG TCGAACCATTCAAGTGCACTCGTTCGTGCTGACCAACATCGACTCGAAATGGCGGTTTGGGTTCTGCCGGCACGATCCAAAATCACCCACGGCGATGGTGATCATCACGTACCTGCCGTGGCACGATACGTTCATGCGCTTCCTGAACGTGCTGGCCGACATCCGGAAGAATCGCCCGAACGAGTTTGCCTCGTTTCTCGCCGAATCGTACAACAAGGGCGTACCCGAGCCGGGCGCCTGCCTGAAGCTGCACTACGATCGCGCCTCCCAAACGTTCCTGTTCCAAAGACCTCAGCAGTTTCAGCTTCCCAGTATTCCGGAGAAC CACAATCTCAACCAATACTACAACTTTGTGGAACCAAAATTTATGATAGGAATATTTGCCGCCATGCTGGCAGAGCGGCGCATCATCTTCGTTTCGCGCCGGCTCGACATCCTGTCGTCGTGCGTGCAGGCGGCGAACGCTTTCCTCTATCCGATGGTCTGGCAGCACATATTCATACCGGTGCTGCCGATGCAGATGAAGGACATACTGGCCGCGCCGATGCCGTTCCTGATCGGCGTACCGGAGGCGGTGTACGACACGCTGCGAAGGGAGGAAATCGGTGACGTCGTCATACTGAACTGTGATAAACGAACGCTGGAAACACCGTTCGACGATGTGAAAAGTATGCCCCAGGAATTGGTCAGCTCGCTGAAGAAGCAACTGTCCAATCAGGCCGATCATCGGGGCGATCGGGTTTCAAAGATATTTCTAG GTATTCTAGTGCAATTAATTGGTGGGTATCGGGACGCTGTAAAGTTTAATGATAAAATTACCTTCGATCCGGAGACTTTCATCGAGTCGCGACCGTCGCATCTACGGCCATTTTTGGATAAGATGTTGGATTTGCAGATTTTTCAACAG TTTATCGAAGAACGCTTGGATATGCTAAACACTGGGCAGGGATTTTCGGACGAGTTCGAGGTAGAGTACTTCCGGTACGCGGAAAAGTCAGGCCGCAAGACGAAACAGTACAAGGATCTGCTGAAAAACTTCAAGGACAAG ACTAATCCAGCTGTACGTTCGGCGGTCAAATCG GTCAAGGAAGGTGGCAAAGGCGTCAAAACCGCATACAAAGGCTTGCGGTCGAAATTTCGCGAAACGACACCACCGAAGACGAAGCtcgacagcaacagcagcttgCACCTGCATCACCAGTACGACGTCGGTGGCCACCATCAGTCCGCACCGAACTCGCCCGTCTTTAACAAGCGGCCACAGACGATCGCCCTGCCCGACGACGTGTACCACACGCACAACCCGCACCATATGCTGACACCGTCGTCCACCTCACTGCACAACTCGCCACATATCCTGCTGGGCAgcaatcatcaccatcaccatctgcACCAGTCGCTTCCGCAGAGCAATGGCGGTGTCGGCAGCGCGGGCAACAGTAGCAGTGCTGGGTATCACAGTGCGTCGGCCGCGATGACCCGCAGTGGTAGCAGTGCTGCTGGCAGCACCAGCCACATGAACAACAATCACAGCTATGCGaatagcaacagcaacaacaaccacatgaccagcagcagcgcgagcGACATCCGCAGCCCGACACTAAGTCCAACCAGCTCGAACTCATCGTCCGAGATGAACCTGTGGCAGGAGATGCAGCACCATCTGACACTGTTCAAATCGCCAGCCGTCAATCGGAAT CTCAAGCCGACGAACAGTGCGGACGGCGGCAGCATCGGCAGCCGGCCATCGTCCCGGGCGGGCGCACCGGTCAGCCCGCCGGGCGGAAGCAGCAACGCGCTACCTCGCATACAGGAGTCGGTGGCAGTCGGTGCgcagccgctgctgctgggactAGATCTGGAGGATCCCGGCGGATCACCGGCGCGGTCCGCCTGCTGCAACAACAATGGCAGCGGCGACTACCACGACGACGAGCAGGCCAACTTTGACCTGTCGCCGGACGCACCGTGTCCGCCAATACCGCCCAGGCGCTTCCAGTCGGCGGCCGATGCGCTGGCCGCCATTCAGATCTCTCCCCCGCCAATGTCACCTCCGTCGTCTTCCTCGTCGAACTCGTCGCCCTACCGTACCTACAACAACTTCATACCTCCCGCACCAAAGCCAAAGCCCCCGGCGGGCGCTCCCACCTCTTCCCCCTCGATCATCGACCAGTCACCTCCCTTACCTTCTCCTCCGCCTCCGCCGCCCCTGAAGGCGCCGGTGGATTCCTCCGCCCGGCGCAACGATATCCTCCAGCTCGACGACGGCGAGGAGGAGCAGCTGATTACACTGACCACAACTACGGCGACAGTCGGTGGGCATGGGGCGACGGGCGGTACTGCGACTACCACCACTACGACCACCAGCATGTCTATGACGTTCGGTCAGCCAGCGGTTCGCAAGCCGGAGCCCTCTCCCACGGCCAATAGCACGTTGCATAGCAATCACATCCTACCGCCACTGCTGCCCCaagcgcaacagcagcaacagcaacagaccGTACCGCCATCAGTGGCCGGCAAAACGCCACCCCTGCAGCATGCCTATACCTTGCCACATCCACCGAAAGCGCAAGCGCCGCAGCCACCGCAACGGCCACCGCTTGCTCCGAAGCCCACCTTCCGCAAAGAG TCTCAAAACGGTGACATCCCGGACTTTCCCGCGTCCACGTCCGGGACGGGCAGCAGTACAACTCCGCCGGCGGTGAACGATGAGTCCCTTGATCTAATCACGCTCGACACCACCAACTCGAGTTTCGAGCTGGAGGACTTCGATCCGCTCAATGAACGGGCCAGACCGATCGGTGGTGTCGCTGCCGCTACCGGCACCGCGCATGCTCAACCCTCCAGCTCAGCAGCACTAACACCACCCTCCAGCTATGCGTCCGGCTTGGCAAATGTCGTCGTGGCGTCCGGCGTAACGATGCCTACCGGCCTGAGCGTTAATAATCCCATCTATCCTTACTTTACACCGCTTTACCAACAAAACGTCGCCACTACACCGCACTCCGCCCAccatccaccaccatcacaacaacaacaccaattCCATCGGACACTACTAGGGACGATGGCGGCAGGAGCAGGCGATGGACAATCACAGCGGCCCACTAGCAACACAGCGTCATccactggtgctggtgctggtacCGGTGCCCGGGAAAGCAATGTTTCCGACGATTTCGAACTGCTGCGAAACTATGGTCTAGACAAGTTTTCACTGTTGGACGGGGGTagcacaaaaaagcaagcGCCCGCACTGCTGCACGTGAACGGTAGCACTGGCAAGGGAGAGAACCAACCGAGTACGACCAATGCTTCCGTTAATGCGCAGGTTCTTCCCAACGGGCGACAGATGGGCTGCAATGGTGGTAGCAAGATCGTGAACAACGGACCGACCAAAGCTTCGTTCAACAACTGGACGACGTTCGATTGA